From a single Candoia aspera isolate rCanAsp1 chromosome 2, rCanAsp1.hap2, whole genome shotgun sequence genomic region:
- the RING1 gene encoding E3 ubiquitin-protein ligase RING1 — protein sequence MAAPANAQTASKTWELSLYELHRTPQEAIMDGTEIAVSPRSLHSELMCPICLDMLKHTMTTKECLHRFCSDCIVTALRSGNKECPTCRKKLVSKRSLRPDPNFDALISKIYPSRDEYEAHQDRVLAKLNRLHNQQALRSSMEEGLKMQAMNRGQRVRKHPQESDNATFSGAEDNCDSRSHLSNASAPSQPEAGPSCKRSRASDESGAEPETSHEGGRGSPEPGAESGSGSEIELVFRPHPVLVEKGSYSQTRYVKTTANATVDHLSKYLALRIALEEAPGPGPEAPALDDVSEKQYTIYITTAGGAFTTLNGSATLELVNEKYWKLSRPLELYYAPTKEQK from the exons ATGGCCGCTCCAGCAAATGCGCAGACTGCCAGCAAAACTTGGGAGCTCAGCCTGTACGAACTCCACCGGACTCCCCAG GAGGCCATCATGGACGGGACGGAGATCGCCGTCTCCCCGCGTAGCCTGCACAGTGAGCTGATGTGCCCCATCTGCCTGGACATGCTGAAGCACACCATGACCACCAAGGAGTGCCTGCACCGCTTCTGCTCGGACTGCATCGTCACCGCCCTGCGCAGCGG GAACAAGGAGTGCCCGACCTGCCGCAAGAAGCTGGTCTCCAAGCGCTCCCTGCGCCCCGACCCAAACTTCGACGCCCTCATCTCCAAGATCTACCCCAGCCGGGACGAGTACGAGGCCCACCAGGACCGGGTGCTGGCCAAGCTCAACCGCCTGCACAACCAGCAGGCCCTGCGCAGCAGCATGGAGGAGGGGCTGAAGATGCAGGCCATGAACCG GGGGCAGCGGGTCCGGAAGCATCCCCAGGAGTCGGACAATGCCACCTTCAGCGGGGCGGAGGACAACTGCGACAGCCGCTCCCACCTCAGCAACGCCTCGGCCCCCAGCCAGCCGGAGGCCGGGCCCAGCTGCAAGCGCTCGCGGGCCTCAGACGAGTCGGGCGCTGAGCCGGAGACCTCACATGAGGGCGGGCGGGGCAGCCCCGAGCCGGGGGCTGAGTCTGGCAGCGGCAGCGAGATTGAGCTGGTCTTCCGGCCCCACCCTGTCCTGGTAGAGAAGGGGAGCTACTCCCAGACCAG GTACGTCAAGACCACGGCTAACGCAACAGTGGACCACCTTTCCAAGTACCTGGCTCTGCGCATCGCCCTGGAAGAGGCCCCTGGCCCAGGCCCCGAGGCCCCCGCCCTGGACGATGTGAGCGAGAAGCAGTACACCATCTACATCACCACGGCCGGGGGGGCCTTCACG ACGCTGAACGGGTCTGCGACTCTGGAGCTGGTGAACGAGAAGTACTGGAAGCTGAGCAGGCCGCTGGAGCTGTACTATGCCCCCACCAAGGAACAGAAATAA